The Fervidobacterium gondwanense DSM 13020 genome window below encodes:
- a CDS encoding response regulator, translated as MPKRILVVEDEPNMRLLVAEELMDAGYDVDEAENGEDALRKFQERVYDLVTIDIEMPGMNGLELAGKLREIRREAKLVLLTAYSHYKSDMASWAADAYVVKSADLTELKEVISRLINM; from the coding sequence ATGCCCAAAAGAATTCTTGTTGTTGAAGACGAGCCAAACATGAGACTCTTAGTAGCTGAAGAATTAATGGATGCCGGTTACGATGTCGATGAAGCCGAGAATGGGGAAGACGCATTAAGAAAATTCCAAGAAAGAGTATACGATTTAGTTACAATCGATATAGAGATGCCCGGTATGAATGGCTTAGAACTTGCTGGTAAACTCAGGGAAATAAGAAGAGAAGCAAAACTCGTGCTCTTAACAGCGTATTCTCACTACAAAAGTGACATGGCTTCATGGGCAGCCGATGCGTACGTTGTTAAATCTGCCGACTTGACTGAATTAAAAGAAGTAATAAGCCGTTTAATTAACATGTAA